The DNA sequence CTGGTGAGAAAATGCTTGCGGAAGCGTAAATAAGTTTAGGGTTAAGAATGTAGAGTTCAGAGTTTATTGGAACTCGTCGCTTATCACTCATAACTCATAACTCATAACTTAAAAAGGATGTATTTAGAAATCGTATCCCCAGAAGCTACATTGTTTGCAGGTGAGGTCACCTCTGTATCAGTGCCCGGCGTCAATGGTGAGTTTCAAATGCTTGAGAACCACGCTCCAATTGTATCCCTTTTACAAGAAGGAAAAGTAAAGGTGAAGGGCAACATCATTATCGAAGAAGAGTTTCAGCACAAATTTACCAAGGGAGCAGACAGTGAAACGATTCTAGAGATTACCAGTGGTACTGTCGAAATGAAAGATAATAAGGTCATTGTATTGGCAGACTGAGGTAAACGCTATTTTAAGAAATTAAGGCCCAACTCGAAAGAGTTGGGCTTTTTTGTTCCTACCTGAATTCATAGATTTTTTTTGCGTATGGGATTTCTTGGATAAGAAATGGAATATTCAAGAATATCTTGCCCTTACTAACCCATCAAATCACAAAGTATGAAACTAGCGGCGAAAGAACAGATAGACTTAGAAGAGCTTAAAGGGAACCTTGAAAGAGCGTTCACAGACTATAAGGTAAGCTATCCACTATTCAGCAAAAAAATGCTGAGGGTCAGCAAAGGACTTTCTTGGGTAGGGGTGTTTCAAAAGAAGGATGTGGTCAAGATTTCAGGTGGACCCAATATTGGAAATGTCTGGCTGATTTTGGCCATCGCTATCGGCGCCGTTTTAGGAGTCATCGGTGCCCTATTGGTTGTGGGGATAGTTTGGTTCGCCAAAAAGAAGGAATTCACCAGAATGGAACAAGAAGTAGGCCATTATATCAAAGAAAAGTATGCATTGCAAGATAGTGCCGTCGCAAAGGCGTAAGCACAGTAATAACCGTAGATAAATCTTTAAAAACAAACATTATGAAAACTACAAGATCGACTATTTGTTTGATGACAGCATTTGTTTTCTGTCTCGGAACCTATGCCCAAACCTGCATGGGTTTTGGTAGCGTAATTAAGCAAAAATGGCAACAAAGCTACAATGTAAGCCATGCTATTGGGGGTATTGCCCTAACACTTATACCAGTTGTAGGCCAAGAACCACAAGCTACCAATGCCATTTCACAGGCCTCGGCCCAGTTTCACGATTTCGTGTTCAACCAAAATAGACAGTCGTGGGCTACCGTTGGTGCTAGAGAACTGCCCGTGCTGAAGACCAAGACCAAGCAAAATGGAACCTTGAGAAAAGCCGGTGTTGGTGGGGTACGTGTCTTTACAACCTCCGGAATGTTCTGGGATAGGGTAGAAATCGAAATCGAAAAGAAAGACGGCAGGGCACAAACAGACATTATTGTATGTACCTGGGATATGGCTTCAGGGGCCAAAAACAATTACGCAGAAAAAACCTTTCCGAATGGTCCGGGCAAAGGAAAACGAAAATTCAACATTCTAAACGTTCACGGTAAGTCAATTTCGATCAAACTCAGAAATAGATCGGCCGTCAATACCTTTAAATACAGTATTACCTCACAGGGCTTTCTGAATCACGAAAAACAACGGCAGAGGGGTCTGGCGAATCAATAAATGTCAAAGTCGCAAAAGGCTTGGCAACATTGCTAAATAGGATGTCACAGATGAAAAATTTACTTACAGTTATATTGGCTTTGGTGTCTTTTTATCCCATAATGGCACAGCCCAAAGTGTACAGCATTGAACCCGTGCCCAACGATAAGGTGGCCTATAGCGGTAATCTCTCTGAAGGGATGTTCTTAGACGACCTTTCTTGGGCCTGGAGCAGTGCAAATGCCTGCTTCCCTGAGACCCAAAAGCAAAAGTTTACCGGAAAACATCTTTTTTTCACGGGCATCATCCCGAAATATAGCGAGCTGACAGTGACGGTGATACCAAAAGATACCGAGGCAAATTTTAGTTTATATGCCTACGAAATTGGATCTGATAGTTCAGATTTGGCTCCAGATCTGCCCAGTTGTATTCGATGTGAGGCAGACCACAAACGGGAACGGAATTTTAAGGGAAGTGCCCCACAAGACCATACCCGTTTGGTAAAGGATCTGGTGGCCATCAATACCCCGTATAGGGTGGTCATTGGGGTTACCGGGGCCGATGGCTTGGGCGAGGGTGAGTTTACCTTGGTGGTCGAGACCAAATCCCGATAGATGAAAAATCGTTAAATAGTAAAAGAACAAGTGATGAAAAAAGCAGTTTTATACCCTATTGTATGCCTTTTGGTTGCTTGCGCCTCTGAAACCCAAAAAACCGGGCTAGAGATGATTGCCGACCACTATGGGGCCAAAACTTCATTTGCGAAGGGGTTCAACACCAATGCAGGGGTAACACGCACCAATTTTACCGTAAAAGTGTCTGATAGTAAAATGATCGATACCCTAAGGTCTGATTTGACCTCATCAAACATTGCCCTTATGCTTTATGAAAGTTTCGATGAAGATGAACGCGTGGCATTTGATGATATTTTTGTCGAGATTAGAAGAGATACCGTTTCTAAAGCTGATAAGTCAAGCTATGACCCTGAGAGGCTGAAAGTTGGTTTGGACCAAGCAGCGATTTTCACCAATTTTTCCGATAATTTCTTAGGTCAAAAATTTGGGGCAATTTCCGATAACATGGCGCCTGAATATCAAAATGCTGAGCTCGCTTCGAACCTATCCAATTATTGGAAGGGCCTTATTGCACAACATGGAAGGATATTAGGTTACAAAAGAATAGGATTTGGGGTGTATACAACCCCAAAAAATGAAAAATTGTTCTACTATTCAGGAATATTGAATTTTAGGGATGGATCCCAAAGGGGGTATAGTGTACAAACATCCCAAAACATTGATGACAATCATCTTATGGGGTTCAAATTTGATGAGTATTAGTCAGCTGTGGCCGACCCGCAATTTTAAATAATTAATTGGTGAGCAGTTATTTATGTGTTAAATTGAATGGTTTTCCCGGCAGACCAAATCTTCAATTTACTAACAATCAAGTAGTAATGGTAGGCAAAAGGTTCATCAATTGTAAGCATGCGACAATTCTATCTGTCTTTTTTTCAGTGCTTTTTTCGTTTGCCGTAGCTACTTTACAGGCCCAAGACAATTACGCCCAGCAGATTGGGCAGCTGCAACAGCAGATAGCACAATCACCGAATGATACATCGAAGGTTATACTCTACAATGAACTGAGCCTAATACATATGCTGCTCAACAATGAAGAAGAATTGCTCAGCACGGCAGAAAAGGGCTTGGCATTGGCGAGAAAGTTGGATTTTCCGAAAGGAGTCATAAAATTGAATTTACATAAGGCCATTGCCTTAGATATTATGGGCCAAGCAGATATTGCCCTGCCGTTGTACAACGAAGGCTTAAAAATGGCCATAGACCAACAGCAAAAAGACCAGGAAGCCATATACTATATCAATATTGGGGCATGTTATTACTTCATCGGTAATATGGATTTGGCCCTGAAGAATTATCTTTCGGCCTATGACATGAAAAAACATTTAGCGAATGAAGAGCTTGGTAGATTGCTCAATAACATTGCTATTATTTACCGTAACCAAGAAAATTATGTCAGGGCCGAAGAAATATACCTCAAATCGTACGCGCTCAAGCAAGAGGTTCAAGACAGTCTGGGCATGGCCACCAGTCTAATGAACCTAGGGTTGATGTATAATACAATGGAAGGAAAACAAGCCCTGGCAATTTCGAACCTAAAAGAAAGCCAAAGGTTGTGCAGGCTTTTGGGAGCTGAATATCATGTGGCCACTTGTGACGTAGCACTGGGGAAGATTTATTATGAGCTTGACAGTCTTGCCTTGGCTAAACAAAGATTGGAAAGAGCTTGGAACTTTTTTGAGGAAACCCCCAGTATAGACTATAAAATCTCGACTTTGGGGCTATTGGGAAATGTGGCCAGAAAAGAAAAAGATTACGAAAAAGCAGAAACGTATATTGAAGAAGGCCTGAACCAACTGATTGCATCTGATCAAAGAAAAGACCATGTAGAGTTTTTATACAGACTGAGCACTGTAAAAAATGAATTGGGAAAAAGCACAGAGGCCTATACTTTGCTGAGAGAAGCTTATGCCATAAATGATACCTTGAACGATAACATTCGCATACAGGCCATGGAAGAGATGCAGGCCAAGTTTGATGTTGAAGAAAAAGAGAATGAGTTGGAGATAAGTGAATTAAAGTTGGATAGGCGAACGAGGCAACGCAATATTTTTCTATTTGGCGCAGGGGGTCTTGCCCTGTTTGCCATGACCGTTTTCTTTTTTCTTCGACATCGAATCAGGGCCAATAAAAAAATTGCCGCCCAGAATGCGATGTTGCAAGAACAAAGAATTACCGAGTTGCAACAAAAAAATAAGCTCTTGACCCTAAATAGCATGATTGAAGGTCAAGAAGCCGAACGAATGCGTATTGCCAAAGACCTTCATGATAGTCTGGGGGGGCTGCTGAGTACGGTCAAGGCCCATTTTACCACCATTCAGAAAGAAATAAAGCAAGTAGAAAAAATCGATCTTACCGAGAAGACCAATGAACTGATCGATGAAGCATGTGCTGAAGTACGGCGTATATCGCACAATATGATTCCCCATG is a window from the Muricauda sp. SCSIO 65647 genome containing:
- a CDS encoding sensor histidine kinase, yielding MVGKRFINCKHATILSVFFSVLFSFAVATLQAQDNYAQQIGQLQQQIAQSPNDTSKVILYNELSLIHMLLNNEEELLSTAEKGLALARKLDFPKGVIKLNLHKAIALDIMGQADIALPLYNEGLKMAIDQQQKDQEAIYYINIGACYYFIGNMDLALKNYLSAYDMKKHLANEELGRLLNNIAIIYRNQENYVRAEEIYLKSYALKQEVQDSLGMATSLMNLGLMYNTMEGKQALAISNLKESQRLCRLLGAEYHVATCDVALGKIYYELDSLALAKQRLERAWNFFEETPSIDYKISTLGLLGNVARKEKDYEKAETYIEEGLNQLIASDQRKDHVEFLYRLSTVKNELGKSTEAYTLLREAYAINDTLNDNIRIQAMEEMQAKFDVEEKENELEISELKLDRRTRQRNIFLFGAGGLALFAMTVFFFLRHRIRANKKIAAQNAMLQEQRITELQQKNKLLTLNSMIEGQEAERMRIAKDLHDSLGGLLSTVKAHFTTIQKEIKQVEKIDLTEKTNELIDEACAEVRRISHNMIPHALTLSGLPVALEDRADALRAEGYQVELNIKDFPNDMPKTKQAMLFRLVQEVIANIRKHAKAKNILIQILGDKNGLSLIMEDDGAGFDYEKAILADGVGLKSINSRVEFLNGTIDWDTAFGEGTTITINIPRA
- a CDS encoding F0F1 ATP synthase subunit epsilon — its product is MYLEIVSPEATLFAGEVTSVSVPGVNGEFQMLENHAPIVSLLQEGKVKVKGNIIIEEEFQHKFTKGADSETILEITSGTVEMKDNKVIVLAD